DNA sequence from the Salifodinibacter halophilus genome:
AAGATCTTCTCGCGTGCGTTGGCGCGCACGGCGAAGTCGCCGAACGGACCGCTGAAGCGGATCCGATCGCCGGGCTGCAAGCTGTACAGATAGGTCGAACCCCTGCCCGGCGCCTGCCGCTTGCGGTCCTGCCGGCCGGGGCTGAAACGCACCAGCAGATGCAAGCGGCCGTCGGCCCTGTCCACCGGCAACGACAACGAATACGAGCGCCGCGCCGCCTCGCGATTGCACAGC
Encoded proteins:
- a CDS encoding NADH:ubiquinone reductase (Na(+)-transporting) subunit F, encoding LCNREAARRSYSLSLPVDRADGRLHLLVRFSPGRQDRKRQAPGRGSTYLYSLQPGDRIRFSGPFGDFAVRANAREKI